The Elaeis guineensis isolate ETL-2024a chromosome 5, EG11, whole genome shotgun sequence DNA segment AGCCTCAATGAGGTGTTGTTGTGAGGATGGTGCCTAGACATATCTTTAATGATACCAAGGTTGATGACGATATTAGACCATGCATACAAAGTATTTCTTTAGATTAAAACTTATCTGATGTTGTCGAGATCCTAGATACATTTGTCAGGAGTGATGGTGATGTCCATATTGTAAATGCCAGTAGATGATGAGTTCAACATCCTGGTATAAATATTAGTgtttatttattgatgctctactaatattattgttcaacaatatgttatatttattaatattcatTAATGTTGCCAGTCACGATAGTACCAAAATGCCATCTAGCTTTTATCCCCACTCCTCAGTGGGCTATACAGAGCTCGCATCTGAGCCGCTACCAAAGCATACTCCATCCACCTTCGCATCAGCTTCGGCTTCACAGGCACATACTCCACCCATCGATGAGGCTCCATTGGTATCCACATCACACGATCCTAGTGAGAGAAGATTTTTATtatgtcaattatttatttatttatcttttgtaTAGTTATTGTACACTCTTATATATTCGTAATATATTTTGATTGTAGGTGCATTATTCAATAAGATATTTGGTTGTCTCACATACATGCCGCAAGTGTGGAACTGCCAGCATCAAATCATGGTGGAGTACGATCAATAGGGGAGGCCAGTAGGAGAGACCACATGAGGGATGCATTCTTTTTTTGGAGTGCTTGTGAGGCAATCTGACATCATTCTCGTACTGTCCGTAGACTAACAATTGATGGACCCTCAGGTTAAGGAACAGATGTGGGAGGAGATTTGAGTAAatgtattttaattatatattgcatgtgatatgtttacactatgtttgattaaaataattttgtaactGACTTTTGATAATTTTGTACAGAGAAAGTTTGACTTCTTAGATCATGAAAGCGCTCGAGATGTCCGACTGTAAAAGATTGGAGAGTTGTACCGAAAATACAAGATCAAACTCTACAAAGGGTGGCTAAAGCACCGTAGGGACACTGAGGAGGAGCTTGTTCTTTGGATCCAAGACTGTCCTCTGAGTCAGTGGGAGGGGATGGTTAGGTATTAGAGGAGCCAatactttcagatttaatttgtAACTTGTGAGTTTTTCATTATACTGACAATAgtatttgattttaacttatatgatttaaatactttttagattGCATCTCGTCAAAATTGGGAGAACCGGACTACTCAGGAGTGCATGTACACTCTCGACCATGAGTACTCTATGTCTAGTTGTGTGCATAGGGAGGTAATGAATTTTGATCCTTTAGTTTATAagttattgaattattattttttgcaTGTTTCTAATAAGCTGATTGATTATTATAGTTGATAACAGAGGGGGTGATGCCCAGCCCTAATGCATCTTTCGATCAAGTCATATGGACAAGAAGGGCAGGCCAACAAATGCCGCAATCGAAAGGATTTTTGTAAATAATAACTGGAGTATGATTAGCAAGATTAGTATTATAgcattttttatgagattttatttcaatttgcAATTACAAGAGTAGTTAGACGCGCTTGCGAGCAAGAGCTCGAACACCTTTGACCCCATGACCATTTATCTCGGGTCTTGGGACCTGAGCACTTTGGAAGGATTTGATGCAAGTCCGGACATATGCCGATGAGCTACTGATCTAAGGCGAGCATCTCCTCACATGCTTCTGAGGTCGTCAGTCGGGAGCAGCTTGATGAGGCTTTGATGCAGGCAGCTCAGGCTCAAGAGCACGCATCTTAGGTTAAGGAGCGTGCATCTCAGCTACAAAGCATCATGTCCGCTATGGTGACATAGCTCTTCGATCATCTTGGAGTTGATTTTTTGAGAATTCAGAATATGTTGGCTAGCGTTTTAGCTCCAACCTCTCTACCTCCTACTCCCGTCCCTCCAGCTCCAGCTACAGCCCCTCTCGATCTTGTTTCAGCCCCTCTTGATGAGGATGAGATGcttggagagaaaaattttgatttagaagatttttgatatattttatttttatttaaaaaatattataatacaatttgatcaataatataatttgaatatttgagatatattcctgcattattattgagttttatgtaaaatttttgattCTTGCAAGTTTTAGTTTGAGTAATTAAATATTGAACTATGTCTATTAggtaaaaaatgataaatttaagtAGTTAGAAAGTTACTAACTATAGAAAAAAGCTACGGCAGTGGTTGTACAAAAAAACTGTTGCTATAGCCTACGGCAATAATTGCACAATTGCTGTAGTATCTGTACCAACCACTGCCATGATTTCATGCCAACCGCTGTCATAGATCTATGACAGCGATTGACAAACCGCTTCCACAGATCTATAGCAGCAATTGCACAACCGCTGCGATAGTCTATGATAGTAGTTTTTTAACAACtgctatataatttaaaatagtGATTGCCTAACCATTGCTATAGAAGCTATAGCTGTAGTTGAATAACCACTGCGATAGCTTTTATAGCAGTGGTTGGAAAATTGCTACTATATTATAAGCTATAGTAGTGATTGAATTACGACTGCTATACCTAAaatatgacagtggttatatcAACTGCTACAATAACCTTTGCCATAGACCTATGGCGATGGTGACAGTGGCAGCAGTTAAGAAACCGCTACCGTAGGTTATGACAGCGATTTTTTTGACTATGATAGCGGTTCACAACTGCTGTCGTAGTCCTTTTCTATAGTAGTGTATGGTGGTAGAAGCGGTGGCTTACCTCGTGTTACTATTGAAAGCAGGCCAGAGCTCTGGCCATCCCCATTCGAGGGAAGGGAGCAATGGCATATGCAAGGATGACCATCAGATGAGGGCTGGAGGAATGACCCAATCAACTTCAATAGAGAGAAGAAGGATGGCTATGGGAGAACCTCTGTTCATCCTCTCcctcattttttttatatttatttatttattttatttaacaatTATTTAAGATCCTTAATtacaagaaaattaattattagcaatggcatttagccatcgctaataaagaaTATTCTTGTAGtgctttcaaaaataaataaataataaaatgtcACAAATCCTCTATGGAAATTGGGAATGGGTCCAGATTATGACAACTCCAATCACTAGCAACCAGTCAGGGTGGCCAATTAGATCTACATCCATGAAATCTTTATATGGACACAAAAGCTTAAATCTTCAAGCCAAATAACCgatatggctctgatatcacaaTATTAAAACATTATGGGATATGGAGGAGCTATCAATGCCATCTAGGATCTCTTGAATCAGCTACCTACAACCATGAGAAAACATGCTAGGTGTGCTTCTCGGTTTTCACAAACAGCACCCTAGTTTTTCAATTCCAACTCTGAATATTCTCGATCAAAGGACCTCACGAGCTTTTGGGTGAGTTGGGGACTAAGTCTATAAGAGGTATCTTTTTATAATGTGCCTCATTAATactaaatcaatcataaaaatcaGAAGATGGATATTATCCATAATGGTTATGTAAAGTTTAACTTTTTGATAATAACCATCAAATATATCCTTGTCACTTTATCAAAGGTTTATCTGTAGTGAtttaaaacatataaaataaattccgacacacatTAGTGTGGGCCACATTTGGGTAGGATTAATTGGATAAATTTCAACAATTATAACATAGCTCCACTTTCCATGCATATAGTCATGTGATGTACTCTTCTCATATTAAACCAATCATGCCGATGGCGTAATAGTCAATGGACGGATATTAAGTTGTTAAACAAATTGGCAATACCTTTAGGTGTCATACACTTGTCAGTTGAGAGTAATACTTCGAATCCCTTATACTCTTTATGAAGATGAAGCCATGCACCCAGAAATTTTGCTGATAGGCAGAAAGGAAGCCTTCCACGAAGATCTGTTCGCATTGCGCTTGCAAATGTAAACATGATGCGATATGACCAATCATCATATATATCAGATATGTCATCTCTTATTTGGGATGGATAATGCATGACATGTTTACCAAAATAGAGAGAtgatgcatcaagataggattgagcaATTCTGATTAGGTCTGTGATACATTCTCACAAAAAATCAACATTTACCATATATTGAATCCTACATATCTTATAAAAATGAGGCCATGGTCTCTCTTCTAAACAACCCATCAAGTAAATTTCTTCCACAGTTCTCTTGATCTCTTTACTGGACCTTCTTAGTTATTTGGTTTACGTAGGCTTTGGTAAGCTTAgttatctctctctttctctgtttgtcctctctctctccctctatttTTATTGTATTACATATATTCCATTTTTCTGGTAGTACTCATGTTTCACCTCTTCCTCACACGAGCTTatgttttttattttctcttagtTTCATGTATGTTCCATGCTTCAAATTGACTAGAGAGTTATGGGAAGGAGATAGTCAAGTAATGTTTCTAATTTGTTAAATGGTAGAATTGGTGGCTGATAACTAATGAAACAGCTCAAGGGTGATAGCGGAATGTGGGAGAGATGCAAACAATGTTAAATCTGTTCGTTGCTACTTTCAGTCTTCTCATCTCAAGCATTGGTATTCTTGCCGGTATTTTACTGAACTTTATGGACATTGCTATATGGCTGGCAAGAtcgattaataatattatatgatcCCGATTTACCCCTTTGTTTGCAGCTTATAGGTTATCTATAAAATGCTATTTGTCACCATTGTAGTATATATACCTATAAACTACACTGTAAACTTTTTGAGATTAGTTTATGTGAAAGATTGGTGATCAATGGTGCAAGAGCTCAAGGCATTGGCATAAACTACGGCTTGTTAGGCGATAACCTCCCCTCACCAGACAAAGTGGTGGGTCTCTTAAACTCTCGGAATATCAAATTGGTCCACCTCTTCAACTCCAACCCTGCCGTCCTTACCACCCTCCACAAATCTGGCATTGAGGTCGCATTCAGCACCCTTAACAATGACCTCAAGAGACTCGCCAACGACCCAACCTTCACCAGCACCTGGGTCCAAAATAATGTAATTCCCCATGTCTAAGCCAGCACCAGCTTCCGCTATATCACCGTTGGCAATGAGGTCATTCCTAGCAACCTTGTCGGTTGCGCCCTCCCTACCATGCAAAACCTCAACACCGCTCTCACTGCTACCAAGCTCAACATTCCCGTCTCCACCGCCATTGCCACCGATGTCTTCGACATGCCATTCCTACCTTTCCAAGGTGCATTCTTCGAAGCATTATCCGCTGACATGACCAGCATTGCAGGATTCTTGGCATCCAAGAAGACACCACTCCTTGTCAACGTGTATCCATACTTTGCATATGCCAACTAGCCGAAGGACGTGCAGCTCGACTATGTGCTCTTCACAGCAACCAGCATGGTGGTCGTTGATGGTTCGTTGAACTATGCAAATCTTTTCgatgcgatgtactctgcattgGAGAAGGCCAGACATACGGATGTCAGCATGGTGGTGTCGGAGACTGGGTGGCCGTCCACCAACGGTGCGATCAGGGTGATGGTGGAGAATGCTATGACGTATAATAACAATGCGGTGGCAATTTCTAGATTGACCAATGAATTACATCCTTAGTATGTTCGTAGTATGGCATCTAGAAATTGCTATGTTgcaattttatattttgaaaaaaaattatgtcctTGATATGTTGGCAGAATGGCACCTAGAAATTGAtgtcattttatattttttaaaaaaagtattaTAAAATGAAAAGttgcaaaagaaaagaaatcataagattgaAAATCTTGTGTGGAACGAGGTGTGTGGAGACCAATGCTTTAAGATTATAATTCCACCCGTCATGCATGGCTATGATAATAACATCCCCAAGATATTGCAATCTAATTTGGTCCGATCCTCCTCTAATGAGCATGATCGCTTAGGGGGCAACATCTGATTAACGCCTTCAACTTTCCAGATGAAAGATTGCAGAAAAATAATGGTGAATAAATAGAAAAGAATGGGAAGAGCTCAGAGATTCGATAGGTTGGATGTTATGTGCTGTGTTGTGATTATCCAAGACTTTGGTTGTGTATGCATCTCGCATGGCACGTACGGCTGGCTGGGCATGAGCACTTGCGGCCACCGGCCTGGTCATCTTGAAAATTTAGGCTCGAGAGGACTTCTATAAAAGCAAGTAACTTGCTTTTACACGGAACTAAAAGGAAAAGCAatgtttcaatatatatatatatatataaggaatGTAGAATTTCGAATAGAGCCGGCTACAGGCCTCCTTCCTTAACCGGGGAATGCCAAAAAGAGCATGGAGGCCAGGTTTGGCCTCTGCACCGCTGGTCAGGAGGAAGGGAGCCGGGCGAATCCGGGCCCCCTTAATTAATCAAGCAAAAAAATTCATGgaaatagaggaaaaaaaaaaagaaagaaaccagAGCGAAACAGGTGATTCTTTCCATGTATTGACACCTAGATATCGCCATCATAAAAACAGTATGCTATTGAAGAAATAAAGGAAAATAAAAAGGAAAGGAATCAGAGGCTTTCGCGTATCACATTCGTCACCGAATGCGTTGTTACCATGTATGAACACTCGCTGAGATATATTATTGAAACGGGGCCATGGTTCCTCTTCCAAACAATCCACGAAGGAAGCTTCCTACACAGTTCTCTTGGTCTCTTTTAGACTCTCTTAAGGCTTTGGTAACCTTAAATATTTATGTTCCCAACGTCCCTCCTCCTTGTTTTTCTCCTCTAAGTTTATGATGTTACACCGGTTTCTTTATCTCTACCTGCCACgatctcatatttttaattttctcttaGTTGCGTGATTGTTTGATGCTCCAAATTGACTGGAGAGTTATGGACAGGAGTTAGTATAAATGCATGGAGCGTGCAAAATTCCTTTTCGTTAGTGCTTTCAGCCTTCTCATATCAAGCTTTGGtatgtattttttctttcttattcacACATCAAGCTTTGGTATTCATACTGGTACTTTACTTAACTTTACCAACTTTGCTCTATGACTAACTAAGTAGTTAAATAGTATGATCGTCCATACAACGTTACCTAAAACTGCaatatcatattatatatttatgtatgatgTTTAGATTTTGAGGTGAGTTTGCATAAAAGGTTGGTGAATGGTGCAGGAGCTGAAGGTATTAGCATAAACTACGGCTTGTGGGGCAACAACCTCCCATCATCAGAGAAGGTGGTGGCTCTGTTGCGATCCCGTAAAATCACCACGATCCACCTCTTCGACCCTAAACATGCTGTCCTTGCTGCCCTCAACAATTCTGGCATCACGGTCGCACTCGGCACCCTCAACAACGACCTCTTGATGCAAGCTTCCGCCCCAACCTTCACTAGCACCTGGGTCCGAACCAATGTAATTCTTTACATTTAATTTCTAGTATACAGTactattaatatattaatgtaaATATTAATGTAATAAAAAGACTTCTAAATCTATATTATCATGTCAAAGGCTCAGTATATCTCGCTAGAATATCAACATCTCAATAATTCTTTTTTTCCTATTCGACTGGCACCTTCTTCTTTATCAATTAGGAAGCTAGGTAATAGAGAATCGGCACGACTCTCAAGGAAGAGAAAGCAAAGAATTAATCAAAACATTCTCATGAATGATTTTTTGCTTTTTCTTCCTCGAGCGTCGTGCTGATTCTCTATTGGCCAGCTTCGTAATTGATAGAAAATAATGTACTGatcgaattgaaaaaaaaaaagaatatattggAGATGTTAATATGCTAGCAAGATATATTTaactttttatatgatattatagGCTTAAGagcttttttattatattaatatattagcagTGTTTTATACTAGAAATTGAAGGTAAAGCATGACatgcttataaagtatcaatatATTAACAGTATTTTATACTAGAAATTAAAGGCTAAGAATGTCATGGGCAATAGCTGGCAACGAGGTCATTCCCAGCAACCTCGCCTGTTACATACTCCCTGCCATGCAAAACCTCGAGGCCGGCATGTGACCAGCAGCACAAGGACACCTAAGAGGCCGGGAGTGGCAATCGAGACTTATTTGTTTGCCTTGTTTAATGAGAACTTGAAGCCTGCTGTAGTCGATCAAAACTATATGGGTTGTATTACCTGAATATGACTGAAGTATACCATGTGAACTTATAGTGGATAATGGGTTTATAAACAAATAATAAACATGGGCTATGATAATTTCATCTTAATTTTCATCTTGCATacacttttttttatatatatatattgaaatgaTACCATTCTTAAAGGAGAGAAATGAGTGGAGTACACAAATCAGAGACAACTGAAAAATTTTAGCGGTTGATTGGAAACGTGAATCATTTCTTCCTCTTGGATCAGTCTGATACCTTGAGCATGAGGAATGCAACTAGAATGCATGGACAGGCAATCGATTGATCTTTTAATGACAGGCATGTAGAATACATATGAATCCACTATTGGATCATCCACAagtcactttgagatatgtacagCCAGATGAATGAAACACAGGCAAATGAATGACGCAATTTGCAGTGCTTTGAGATATGAGTAGTTGGTGATCCAAGTGTGTGCATTCATGAAGGTAGGTGGACCTTCTTTCTTACAAAAGATATGAATGTGACCCTTTGAGTTCATGCATGGATGAACCTAGGAGTTTTAAGCTAATACAAGAGCACTAGCGTGGTGCTCACAAAACCTTCAAGCATTTTTTTCGTCAAGCACTCATATCCAAAGCAATATTTGAACCAAATTTTAGAATCAACAATTGACAAGCTGAACAATCTCTAGAGCATCAAGGCAACACCCCAGTTCATGATGAACCACTACAACAAATTGGAGGATCAGCATGACACTATTGCTAATAGATATTAAAAACCAACACTATAAGACACTTTAGGCAATATTTATATAAAAGCACCGGCTTAGTGTCCTGGTTTGTATTGCATTGCCTACCACATGAGAACAAGGCAagtaaagaaaaggagaagaataaTGCTTCCAAGTCGCCCAACATCACTTCTTTatgcaaagaaaaaagaaaaaaaaaagatagcagTTCTATAAAAGTACCATGGAGGGAACTTTCCACCTCGCTCCAGGAGAAAGTTGTAGGAGACATGAGTGGTAGTAGGAGAGGATGAGGAACACCAATTGGTTGGATCGGAGGAGGAGGTGGCATGGATGAGAGAACAAAATAGAGTGAGAGGGGGTGAAAGGTATCTACGGAGAAGAAGCAAAATAAATAAAGAGGGAGGAGGGTGAGGTACTGGAAGGTGATAGGTGAGATACTGCACTCGTGTAGAATCAGAAGATACAGAGGGAGAGACAGAAAAATAGTGGGATAAACATGAGGGAAGGAGGCATGTGTAAACAGGATCACGCTAGAGAGTCAGGAGAAATAGGGGTTCATTCGTTGCTTTTCTGCTTCAATAAGAATGGGTAATGCCCTTCGTAGACGAGTCGAAGTCAAGCCTAGACTAtgggcatatatatatatatacatagatagagagagtgagtgagagagagagagagggagagagagcaatAACCTCTACATGAAAGGTACGAAACTTTCATCCCTCCGATTCTACTACTAGATTCTTTTTCATTCTCACACCACCAAAATCTCTCTCATTTAAGCACTGGAGGACCTGGGTGGAGCCAACTATAGTGAGTTCTCTAATCCATTGCTATTTTAGGAACGAATGGAGGCAATCCACATCTGTGATATTAAGATTTACAATAATAGATTGGCACCTTCTATGGGAATAGGGACAAAAGGTCATGCTGCCTTAGAAAAAGAACCACTCTGATAATCCCATGATTCCCAAAGGGAAGACACCCTGAGTCAATCCAACTTCCTCTAGTTGTGGCTATTAACACCACCATCACCGCCATCATCCCAAGTGTCGATGACTGTAGAGCAATTCAACTAGTTTGAGCAGCATATCCCAATCCCAACCAACTTGGTTAGGAGCCTGATCCTAGAGAGGAGGGACCAACCAACTGAGCAATCTCGACGTCAATTGGATTGGCAACCATGGTCCAATCAGAGTGACGAGTGAACTCATCTGTACTAATCCCTAGAAAAGAGTAAAGGGATCATAGCTCCAACTTAGAGATCATATTAAAGGATTTTGAAGAAAGCTTCAGTGCTGAGCAAGATCAGCAGTCCTAGGAGGAGCTTAGGGCTGACCAAATCCAAGTGCTTGATGAGATGAAAGAGCATCTTGGCCAAGTTATGGATCGGAGGTGAGGGAGAAGAGAGTTAGCACTTCAAACAAACTTTTCCTTAGAAATATGCTGATTTTCATCGAGCAAATCATGGCAGAGCAATCTCCCCCGAGGTTCGAAATGCTTCAAATAGAATAATATGATGGCACCACAGATCTAGATGATCATCTAGATTCCTTCAAAGTACTATTGCACAGGATATCTGCCGCCATTACGTACCACACTTTTGTGGCCACCCAGAAGAAAGCTGCTTGAGTGTGGCTTTCCAATCTTCAGCTATACTCAATTAGGTCATCTGATCAGCCGAGTAGGAGATTTATGGGGCAATGCATCCATAGACAAAGTCATAGGAAGATGTCGACTAGCCTGATGAATATTGAGCAAAAGAGAGATGACACTCTCCTTCTTCACTACCTCAAGCTCAAAGAAGGTCTCACAAGCTATCGGCCCACATTGTCCATATAGTCTCGAAGGGTGATTATTGTATAAGTAGAGGAAGAGTGAACCAATTAG contains these protein-coding regions:
- the LOC140857989 gene encoding glucan endo-1,3-beta-glucosidase, acidic isoform-like, with translation MQNLNTALTATKLNIPVSTAIATDVFDMPFLPFQGAFFEALSADMTSIAGFLPKDVQLDYVLFTATSMVVVDGSLNYANLFDAMYSALEKARHTDVSMVVSETGWPSTNGAIRVMVENAMTYNNNAVAISRLTNELHP